From a single Halobellus ruber genomic region:
- a CDS encoding DUF7838 family putative zinc beta-ribbon protein — protein MSLEREYDCPECDGSTFWRTASMKIQLGEKTKWRCDDCGYGFIEIDGISTAKASS, from the coding sequence ATGAGCCTCGAACGCGAGTACGACTGTCCGGAGTGTGATGGATCCACCTTCTGGCGGACGGCGTCGATGAAGATCCAGCTCGGCGAGAAGACCAAGTGGCGCTGTGACGACTGCGGCTACGGGTTCATCGAGATCGACGGGATCAGTACCGCGAAAGCGTCGTCGTAG
- a CDS encoding HalOD1 output domain-containing protein, whose product MTVHLGGVSPAVQERIREEVPGANLFESLWVWSDTPAGRLAMIDDGTEDPKRRVQHDASTAWTDTADEPTRRRTDAMTEPIRTRYEWSSTDPATAVIESVAAATGCDPVTIGPLHDSVDPDALDALIRSDGATDTDTVTVSLYFEGRRVTVHSTGEVIVQAGGDD is encoded by the coding sequence GTGACGGTCCACCTCGGCGGCGTGTCACCGGCCGTCCAGGAACGGATCCGCGAGGAGGTGCCCGGCGCGAACCTCTTCGAGTCGCTTTGGGTCTGGTCGGACACGCCTGCCGGCAGGCTGGCGATGATCGACGACGGCACGGAGGACCCGAAACGACGGGTACAGCACGATGCTTCGACGGCGTGGACGGATACGGCCGACGAACCCACACGGAGGCGTACTGACGCGATGACCGAGCCCATACGCACCCGCTACGAGTGGTCGTCGACGGACCCGGCGACGGCGGTCATCGAATCCGTCGCGGCCGCGACTGGCTGTGATCCGGTGACCATCGGCCCCTTGCACGACTCCGTCGACCCCGACGCCCTGGATGCGCTGATTCGATCCGACGGGGCCACGGACACGGATACCGTGACGGTCTCCCTGTACTTCGAGGGTCGTCGGGTGACCGTTCACAGCACCGGCGAAGTGATCGTCCAAGCGGGCGGCGACGACTGA